GGGCTGATGTGTGAAAAACAGCGCGTTACAAGGGGAGGGGTGGGCAGAATGCGAACGGTGAACCAGAGCCCTGCGATCCCCCCGGCGGTCGACGTCGCCGACCTGCACGTGCGCTTCGGCGAGGTCGAGGCGGTGGCCGGCGTCTCGCTCACGGCGTACGCCGGGGAGTCCACCGCCCTGCTCGGCCGCAACGGCGCCGGCAAGTCGACCACCATGCGGGTGCTCGCCGGGGTGGTGCCGCCGACCGCCGGGCGGGTGCTGGTCGCCGGGCACGACGCCGCCCGGGACGCCCTGGCGGTCAAGCGCGCCGTCGGCTACTGCCCCGACGTCGGCGGCCTGGTGCCGCGGGCCACCCCCTGGGAGCACCTCCAGCTGGCCGCCCGGCTGCGGCGGATGCCCGACTGGGAGCCGCGGGCCCGCGACCTGCTGGAGCGGTTCGAGCTCGGCGACGTCGCGCACCGCGTGACCGCCGGGTTCAGCCACGGCATGGGCCGCCGGCTCTCGGTCATCCTCGCCGCCTTCCACGAGCCCGAGGTGCTGCTGCTCGACGAGCCCTTCGACGGGGTCGACCCCATCGGCGTGGAGGCGACCTTCGAGGTGGTCGCCGACGCCCGCGCCCGCGGGGCCAGCGTGCTGCTCTCCACCCACCTGCGCGAGCTGGCGATCGAGGTCTGCACCTCGGCGCTGGTGCTGCGCGGCGGGGAGCGGGTCGCGACCCTGGACGCCGACGAGCTGGCCGGGGAGGTCGGCGCCGATGCCTACCGCGCTCTCCTCGACTGAGTCCTCCCGGCGCACCGGCAGGTCCGGGGCCTGGGAGCAGCACGTCGTCGGCCCGCTGGTCGACACCGGTCACCTGCTCGCGTTCCGGGCCGGCTCCGTACGCCGCCCGCGGGCGCTGCGCCTCGGCTGGGGCGTGCTCGGGGCGATCACCCTCGCGGTGGTGCTGGTTCCCGCACTGGTCTCCGAGCGCGGTGCCGACCCCGCCCGCGTCCTGGACGTGCTGATCCTGCTGCCGACGTTCATGGTCGGCTTCCTGACCCTGGCGGTCGTCTCGTCGGTGGCCTCCGGCGGCGGGCGCGAGCTGCTCGCCGGCGAGCAGGCGGTCGCCTTCCCGGTCAGCCCCACCACCGACCACCTCGGGGCGCTGCTGATGGCGCCGCTCAACATCGCCTGGTTGCTGCAGGCCTGGTTCCTCCTCGGCGCGGCCTCCTGGGCCACCGGCTTCGGCGGCGCCCTGGTGCCGTTGCAGGTGGTGCTGCTGCTCTGGCTGGTGCTGGCCACCGCCACGGCGCAGGCGGTCGGCTGGACGCTGGAGTCCGTACGCCGCCGGCAGCACGGGATCGCGGCGCTGCGCGTCCTCGGGCTGGGGTGCGCCGGGGTGGCCGTGTGGGTGCAGCTGACCGGACGCTGGGGAGATCTCCTGGACGAGGCGCCCACGCTGCACCTGGTCACCTCGGCGCTGGGCGGGTTCACGCCCCGGTGGGCCGGCGCGGTCCTGCTGGAGGCAGTCGCGATCGTCGCCGTGGTGGCGCTGGGTGCCTGGCCGGCGCACGCCGCCGCGCGCCGGCTCGCCCGCGACGAGCAGCGGTTCGAGTCGTTGAGCTATCCCGGCCGTCCCACGCCCCGCACCGACCTGGCGATGCTCGTGCGGATCGACCGGGCCTCGGTCTGGCGCACGGTGCCGATGCGCCGCGGGCTCACGGTGCTCGCCGTCGGTCCGGGCCTGGTGGCCCTGGCCGGGGCCCTGTCCTGGGACATGGTGGTGGTGCTGCCGGGGCTGGTGGTCAGCGGCGGGGTGCTGCTGTTCGGGGTCAACGCGTGGTCGCTGGACGGTCGCGGCGGCCTGTGGCGCGAGAGCCTGCCGGTCGACCCGGCGGCGGTCTTCCGGGCCCGCAGCGCCGTGCTGGCCGAGTGGCTGCTCTCCGCCGCCCTGGTCACGGTCGTGCTGGCCTCGCTGCGCGCGGGCGTGCCCAGTGCCACGGAGGTGGCGGCCCTGCTCTGCTGTGTGGTCGTGGTCACCGCCCAGGTGGTGGCCGTGGCGATGACCTGGTCGCTGCGCCGGCCGTTCTCCGTCGACCTGCGCTCGGCCCGTGCGACCCCCGCCCCGCCGGTGGTGATGGTCGGCTACTCCGCCCGGCTGGCGACCAGCACCACGATGACCGCGATGGTCTTCTCCACCCTCTCGTGGACCGCACCGTGGTGGGTGCCGGTCCTGGTGGCGGTGCCGTTCCTCGGCTGGTCCGCGGTCCGCTGGCACCGAGCAGCACGCCGGTGGCTGGACCCGGCCCATCGTGCGCTCGTGGTCACCACCGTCGCCGCCTGAGTCGACGACTTACGATCTGGGCATGACCCGTCTCCCCCTCAGCGTCTCCCGCACCACCGGCCGCCGTCCCCAGGCCCGCCGTCTCGCCGCGGTCGCGGCCGCCCCGCTGCTGCTCGTCGGCGCCGCCTGCGCCCCCACCGAGGACGTGGACGAGTCCGCCACCGACTCCAGCCCGGAGTCCTCGGCCGCCGTCGACCCGGCCGAGTGCGCCGCGGACGCGGTGCGCACCGAGGGCACGCTGACCATCGGCACCGACTCCCCGGCGTACGAGCCGTGGTTCACCGACAACGACCCCGGCACGGGTGACGGGTTCGAGTCGGCGGTCGCCTACGAGGTCGCGGACCGTCTGGGCTTCGCCGTGGACGAGGTGACGTGGGTGACGGTGCCGTTCAACACCTCCTACAAGCCGGGGCCCAAGGAGTTCGACTTCGACATCAACCAGATCTCGATCACCCCCGAGCGCGCCGAGCGGGTCGACTTCTCCCGCGGCTACTACTCCGCCGCCCAGGCCGTGATCGCGCTCGACGACAGCCCGGCCGCCGACGCCACCACCGTGGCGGACCTGGCCGACCTGCGCCTGGGCGCCCAGACCGGCACCACGTCGCTGACCGCGATCCGCGACGTGATCAAGCCCGACGCCGAGGTGTCGGTCTTCGAGGACACCAACGCCGCCAAGCAGGCGCTGATGAACGACCAGGTCGACGCGATCCTGGCCGACCTGCCGACCGCGTTCTACATCACCGCGGCGGAGATCCCGGAGGCCACCATCATCGGCCAGTTCCAGCCCGAGACCGGCGACCAGGAGGAGTTCGGCCTGCTGCTGGAGAAGGGCAGTCCGATGACCGCCTGCGTCGACGCCGCGCTGGCGGAGATGGAGGAGGACGGCACCCTGGCCTCGCTGGAGGAGGAGTGGCTCTCGGAGACCGTCGGCGTGCCCGAGCTGAATTGATCGGGCGTCGGTGACCCTTCCCGAGGCGGCCTGGCAGCCCAGCGAGCGTGAGCTCGAGCGGCGCCGGGTCCGCCGCTCCCTGCACCGCCGGTCCCTGGCGATCGCGGTCCTGGCGACCGTGGTGGTCTTCGGGGCGATGGCGGTCGGTGTCGTCACCTCTCCCGGGTGGGCGACGGTCCAGGAGTACTTCTTCGACCCCGAGGCTGCGCGCGAGTCGTTCCCCGCGATCTGGGCGGGGTTCTGGCTCAACGTGAAGATGTTCCTGATCGCCGAGCCGCTGATCCTGGTGCTCGGCCTGGGCCTGGCGCTGGCGCGCCAGGCCCGAGTCCCGTGGCTGACCCCGCTGCGGCTGCTGGCGACCCTCTACACCGACCTCTTCCGCGGGATCCCGACGATCCTGCTGGTGGTGCTGCTCGCCTTCGGCATGCCCGCGCTGCAGCTGCAGGGCGTCACCAACGACCGGTTCTTCTGGGCGCTGGTGGCGCTGGTGCTCTCGTACGGCGCCTACGTGGGGGAGGTCTTCCGGGCCGGGATCGAGTCGGTGCACCCCTCCCAGCTGGCCAGCGCGGAGACGCTCGGGCTCACCCGCTTCCAGACCATGCGGTACGTCGTGGTGCCCCAGGCGGTACGCCGCGTCGTCCCGCCGCTGCTCAACGACTTCGTCTCGCTGCAGAAGGACACCGCACTGGTCTCCACGGTGGGCATCTTCGACGCCGTCTTCGCCGCCCGCGACTACGGCAACTACAACTTCAACGACACCCCGCTGGTGGTGGTGGCGCTCTTCTTCGTCGCGATCACCATCCCGCTGGCGCGGCTGACCGACTACCTGGCGAAGCGGACCGCGGCGCGGGAGAGGGCTGGTGCCCGATGAGCGAGCTGCTGCGGGTCCGCGGACTGCGCAAGAGCTACGGCGACAAGGTGGTGCTGCACGACATCGACCTCGACGTCGCGGCCGGCGACGTGGTCTGCCTGATCGGCTCCTCGGGGTCGGGCAAGTCCACCCTGCTGCGGTGCCTCAACCTGCTCGAGGAGATCGACGACGGGCTGGTCGAGCTGGACGGGGTGGACATCTCCGACCCCCGGGTCGACCGGCGCGCGGTGCGCTCCCGGATGGGGATGGTCTTCCAGGCCTACAACCTGTTCCCGCACCTGAGCGTGCTCGACAACGTCACCCTCGCTCCGCGCAAGGTGCACGGCGTCGGCCGCCGGGAGGCCGAGGAGCGGGCCCGGGAGCTGCTGGGGCGGTTCGGGCTCGGCGACAAGGCCGGCGCCCACCCCGACCAGCTCTCCGGCGGCCAGCAGCAGCGGGCCGCGCTGGTCCGGGCCCTCGCGCCCGCACCCAGCCTGCTGCTGCTCGACGAGATCACCGCCGCCCTGGACCCCGAGCTGGTCGGTGACGTGCTGGACGCGGTGCGCGCCCTCGCCGAGGCGGGCACCACGCTGGTGCTGGCCACCCACGAGATGCGGTTCGCCCGCGACGTGGCCAGCCGCGTCTGCTTCCTCGACGACGGCCGGATCCTGGAGGCCGGCCCGCCGGAGGAGATCTTCACCGCGCCACGGGAGGAGCGGACCCGGCAGTTCCTGCGCCGGGTGCTGACGGACTGACCCGCTCGCCGCCCGCTAGACCAGCTTGCGGAACAGCGGCATCGGCGCGTGCTTGATCACCCGGGCCAGCACCTCCCACGGCAGTCCCGGCACGTGCGCGGTGGCGCGCTCGGCCTCGATCGCGGCGACCATCGCCCGCACCCCGCGCTCGGTGGAGACCAGCAGCGGGGGCGGGGTGGTGCCGGGACCGGTGGGGTTCATCTCCGAGGCGATGTAGCCCGGGTAGATCACGGAGAACTTGATCGCGCTCCCGTGCAGCTCCGCGCGCAGGCCTTCGGCGAGGTGGGCGACGGCGGCCTTGGTGGCGGCGTACGTCGTCATCGCCTTGGGCATGCCGCGCACCGCGGAGACGCTGGAGACGACCACCAGGTGGCCGCTGCCCTGGGCGCGGAAGATCTCCATCGCGGCCTCGACCTGGGCCAGCGCGGCGACGAAGTTCGTCATCGCCGTCTCCCGGTTGGCGTCGAAGCGGCCGGTGCCGAGCGGGGCGCCCTTGCCGATCCCGGCGTTGACCACCACCCGGTCCAGGGTCAGGCCCTCGGTGGCGAAGTCGTCGCGGAACGCGCGGACGGTCTCGAAGACCGCGTCGTGGTCGTTGACGTCCAGCGCGCGCACGTGCACAGGGTGACCCGGCCGGGCGGCCTGGATCTCGGCCCGCAGCTCATCGAGCCGTTCGGTCCGGCGGGCGCAGAGGGCCAGCGGGTGGCCACGATCGGCGAGCTGGCGAGCCATCTCGGCGCCGAGCCCGCTGCTGGCGCCGGTGATCAGGGTGGTCCTCGGGATGGTGCTCGCCTGGGTCATGGGCGCCAGTGTGACGCACGCCGCGGCTCAGCGCAGGCGGTGGTGGATGTCCTCGCTCATCCGCACGATCGCGACGTAGAACTCCAGCGTCATCCGGATCAGGCAGAGGTAGATCAGCAGGACGATCGGGCCGCCGATGAGGAAGATCAGACCGCCCAGCGGCTCCTGGGTGAAGGCGGCGATCGTCATCACCAGCCAGACGATCGCTGCGAGGCCGATCCCGATGACCGAGAGGATGTAGACGAACTTCACCACCTTGGGGGTGACGAAGGTGCTGAAGGAGAAGTCGAAGAGACTGGCGAAGAACCCCTTCTCCGTCGTGCCGTGGGGCCCCTGGCCGCCCGGCCCCTCGCCGTAGCCGCCGCCGTACCCGCCCCCGCCGCCGTACGGGGGGTAGCTCCCGCCCGCGTCGCCGCCGCCGTAGCCGGGCTGGCTGCCGTACGGCGTGGTGGGCTGGTCTCCCTGGCCGTACGGGTTCTCCGGCGGGTTTCCGTAGCTCGACATCGTCTCTCCCTCTGCTGGTGGTCCGGTGGACCCGGCCTCGCTGCGCAGCCTATGAGCGCGGGACCCTCCTGCCCGCTGTCATCTGCGGCAAACCTGTGCGGGTGCGTGACAGTGAAGCGCATACCCGGTATACATACCGAGTATGGCGACGCGCCGTCGCCGGAACGGGGGGACCGCCATGTCGGTCAGGTTGGCGCTGCTGGCGCTGCTGGAGCAGGGGCCGAAGTACGGCTACCAGTTGCGCGCCGAGTTCGAGCAACGGACCGGGGAGACCTGGCCGCTCAACATCGGGCAGGTGTACACGACCCTGTCCCGCCTGGAGCGGGACGGGCTCGTCGTCGCCGAGGGTGACGACGGCGAGGGGCACGTGGTCTACCGGACGACGGACGCCGGGCTGGCCGAGGTCGACGCGTGGTTCGACACGCCGGTGCCGCGCGACCAGCCCCCGCCGCGCGACGAGCTCGCGATCAAGCTGGCGATCGCCGTCTCGTCGCCCGCGGTCGACGTCCAGTACGTGCTCCAGCAGCAGCGCACCGCGACCATGCGGGCGCTCCAGGAGCACACCCGGCTCAAGCGCAGCGGCAGGGCGGCGAAGCCCGAGACGCCCCAGGACCTGGCCTGGAGCCTCGTCCTGGACTCGCTCGTCTTCGACGCCGAGGCCGAGATCCGCTGGCTCGACCACTGCGAGGCCCGGCTGCAGGGAGCGGCAGGCAACCAGGCAGGCAACCAGGCAGGCAACCAGGTGGGCACCACCGAAGGGGGAACACGATGAAGAACGAGCTGCTTCTCGCGCTGTCGCAGGTCAGCCGGGTCCACGGGACGGGAGCGACGGAGGTCCGCGCGGTGCGCGACGCGTCGCTGAGCGTCGAGCCGGGCGAGCTGGTTGCGCTGATGGGGCCCTCGGGCTCGGGCAAGTCGACCCTGCTCAACCTGGCCGGCGGCCTGGACACACCCACCAGCGGCCGGGTCACGGTGGCCGGCGTCGACCTGGCCGGGCTGACCCAGACCGAGCGGGCCCGACTGCGCCGGACGACCATCGGCTACGTCTTCCAGGACTTCAACCTGATCCCCGCGCTCACCGCCGAGGAGAACGTCGCCCTGCCCGCCGAGCTCGACGGCCGACGGCGGTCCGAGGCCCGGGAGACGGCCCGGGCGGCGCTGGCCGAGCTCGGCATCGCCGAGCTGGCCGACCGGTTCCCCGACGACCTCTCCGGCGGCCAGCAGCAGCGGGTCGCGATCGCCCGGGCGATCGCCGGCGAGCGGCGGCTGATCCTCGCCGACGAGCCCACCGGCGCCCTGGACACCGAGACCGGCGAGCAGATCCTGCGGCTGCTCCGCGAGCGGTGCGACGCCGGCGCCGCCGGCGTGCTGGTCACCCACGAGGCCCGGCACGCCGCCTGGGCCGACCGGGTGGTCTTCCTCCGCGACGGCGTGGTCGTCGACGACACGGACGCCGGTCTGGCCGGCCTGGCCGGGGTGCGCTGATGAGCGCGTGGCTGCGCAGCTGGCGACCGCTGCTGCGGCTGGCCTGGCGCGACGTGCTGCGGTCCAAGGGACGCAGCGCCCTGGTGCTGGTGCTGATCGCGCTGCCGGTGCTGGCGGTGACCACGTCGCTGGTGCTCACCGCGACCGCCCAGGTCGACGGCGACGAGGCGGTGGAGCGGCGGCTCGGCGTCGCCGACGCACGGATCCGGGTCGAGGGCGAGACCACGGTCCAGCAGGGTGCCGACCCCGACTTCGGAAGCTCCTTCGGTGAGGGGGATGGCAACCACCTCACCCCCGCGGACCTCGCCGACGTGCTGGGTCGGGAGGTCCGGGCGGTCGAGTGGGGCACCACCGAGGTCTCGGTCCGGCTGGACGAGCGGGCCGTACAGGCGGGAGCCACCTGGCTGGACCTGCGC
The window above is part of the Nocardioides campestrisoli genome. Proteins encoded here:
- a CDS encoding ABC transporter ATP-binding protein → MNQSPAIPPAVDVADLHVRFGEVEAVAGVSLTAYAGESTALLGRNGAGKSTTMRVLAGVVPPTAGRVLVAGHDAARDALAVKRAVGYCPDVGGLVPRATPWEHLQLAARLRRMPDWEPRARDLLERFELGDVAHRVTAGFSHGMGRRLSVILAAFHEPEVLLLDEPFDGVDPIGVEATFEVVADARARGASVLLSTHLRELAIEVCTSALVLRGGERVATLDADELAGEVGADAYRALLD
- a CDS encoding ABC transporter substrate-binding protein, with translation MTRLPLSVSRTTGRRPQARRLAAVAAAPLLLVGAACAPTEDVDESATDSSPESSAAVDPAECAADAVRTEGTLTIGTDSPAYEPWFTDNDPGTGDGFESAVAYEVADRLGFAVDEVTWVTVPFNTSYKPGPKEFDFDINQISITPERAERVDFSRGYYSAAQAVIALDDSPAADATTVADLADLRLGAQTGTTSLTAIRDVIKPDAEVSVFEDTNAAKQALMNDQVDAILADLPTAFYITAAEIPEATIIGQFQPETGDQEEFGLLLEKGSPMTACVDAALAEMEEDGTLASLEEEWLSETVGVPELN
- a CDS encoding amino acid ABC transporter permease, which produces MTLPEAAWQPSERELERRRVRRSLHRRSLAIAVLATVVVFGAMAVGVVTSPGWATVQEYFFDPEAARESFPAIWAGFWLNVKMFLIAEPLILVLGLGLALARQARVPWLTPLRLLATLYTDLFRGIPTILLVVLLAFGMPALQLQGVTNDRFFWALVALVLSYGAYVGEVFRAGIESVHPSQLASAETLGLTRFQTMRYVVVPQAVRRVVPPLLNDFVSLQKDTALVSTVGIFDAVFAARDYGNYNFNDTPLVVVALFFVAITIPLARLTDYLAKRTAARERAGAR
- a CDS encoding amino acid ABC transporter ATP-binding protein codes for the protein MSELLRVRGLRKSYGDKVVLHDIDLDVAAGDVVCLIGSSGSGKSTLLRCLNLLEEIDDGLVELDGVDISDPRVDRRAVRSRMGMVFQAYNLFPHLSVLDNVTLAPRKVHGVGRREAEERARELLGRFGLGDKAGAHPDQLSGGQQQRAALVRALAPAPSLLLLDEITAALDPELVGDVLDAVRALAEAGTTLVLATHEMRFARDVASRVCFLDDGRILEAGPPEEIFTAPREERTRQFLRRVLTD
- a CDS encoding SDR family oxidoreductase produces the protein MTQASTIPRTTLITGASSGLGAEMARQLADRGHPLALCARRTERLDELRAEIQAARPGHPVHVRALDVNDHDAVFETVRAFRDDFATEGLTLDRVVVNAGIGKGAPLGTGRFDANRETAMTNFVAALAQVEAAMEIFRAQGSGHLVVVSSVSAVRGMPKAMTTYAATKAAVAHLAEGLRAELHGSAIKFSVIYPGYIASEMNPTGPGTTPPPLLVSTERGVRAMVAAIEAERATAHVPGLPWEVLARVIKHAPMPLFRKLV
- a CDS encoding DUF4282 domain-containing protein; translated protein: MSSYGNPPENPYGQGDQPTTPYGSQPGYGGGDAGGSYPPYGGGGGYGGGYGEGPGGQGPHGTTEKGFFASLFDFSFSTFVTPKVVKFVYILSVIGIGLAAIVWLVMTIAAFTQEPLGGLIFLIGGPIVLLIYLCLIRMTLEFYVAIVRMSEDIHHRLR
- a CDS encoding PadR family transcriptional regulator, which codes for MSVRLALLALLEQGPKYGYQLRAEFEQRTGETWPLNIGQVYTTLSRLERDGLVVAEGDDGEGHVVYRTTDAGLAEVDAWFDTPVPRDQPPPRDELAIKLAIAVSSPAVDVQYVLQQQRTATMRALQEHTRLKRSGRAAKPETPQDLAWSLVLDSLVFDAEAEIRWLDHCEARLQGAAGNQAGNQAGNQVGTTEGGTR
- a CDS encoding ABC transporter ATP-binding protein, giving the protein MKNELLLALSQVSRVHGTGATEVRAVRDASLSVEPGELVALMGPSGSGKSTLLNLAGGLDTPTSGRVTVAGVDLAGLTQTERARLRRTTIGYVFQDFNLIPALTAEENVALPAELDGRRRSEARETARAALAELGIAELADRFPDDLSGGQQQRVAIARAIAGERRLILADEPTGALDTETGEQILRLLRERCDAGAAGVLVTHEARHAAWADRVVFLRDGVVVDDTDAGLAGLAGVR